Genomic DNA from Triticum dicoccoides isolate Atlit2015 ecotype Zavitan chromosome 4B, WEW_v2.0, whole genome shotgun sequence:
gttcccttctttatcctttaccttcttagggttccaggatccttttggtttccctttaaactttccatgagtcacgaccagagcctctccaggagctgccggttcagccttccgcttctgtttccaactggtgtttcccttctccgactggctcggcttgtgcttgccgcttcggagtcggtcttcttcttcgccgttggcgtacttggtagcaatttccatcatccgactcaaggtcatgtctccggttcgaccaaatttcaaactcaattctctgttcttgacaccatccttgaaggcgcagactgcctgatgatcagacacattctccacagtatggtgcaaagtgatccatctctgaatatactccctgagagtctcattggtcttctgcacgcagacttgcagctccgtcaatccagccggccgcttgcaagttccttcaaacgttctgacgaacactcgggacagatcttcccaagtgtaaatgctgctaggaggtaactgattcaaccacgctctggcagaaccttccaacatgaggggcaaatgcttcatggccacctcgtcattcccaccaccaatctgaaccgccactcggtagtcctcaagccaagtttcaggcttagactcaccggtgaacttgctgactcctgttgccaacctgaaattgggaggaatcactgcggctctgatagctctgctgaaacattccggaccagaaacatgcactcgactgctcgtgggcgcatctctgtcgagtccacctcgatgggctctgttccggtcgaccaagtcttgcacgataatggatcgcgcgtcgaagcctggttctctggggtcgactggaactcttcgccccgcactgagctgacgtctgtcatcttgctgccgaggagcgtaagacccacccctcggaggggaagtgggcactcgacgcctatcatctcggtcgtgtcggtctccatattggtctcgccgattctcgcgcccttcacgccgcggaggcgatctgggactgtgagccgactgaaccgtattcgcagcgacggatcgactgtgaattctgttgcgcgactgcgacacggctgaattctgatctcctgctgcccggagcagatccctgatctgcatcaagcctctgccagcttccgactgagagggctggatggactctgctatacgggtcgcagctgctaaattctggattggggttcaatatacctgagtcggcgggaagagttgacgtcgattggcgtcgggaactcgttgccgcgcgctctcgtcgagtgctcgctgaagattctccaggcgagcgcgttcggccaaattggccaaacgtgcctcctccaaggcgcgagcctcgggggtttctcctgcgatgggagtatgcagggcatccatgttcctgcggcgaagttcctctctttgcagagagtcgagtggctcgggctggtactcttcgtggtctcgtgcggggtcgcctccgtcgcctgcctcaccatcacgggcgaagccaggggggctgcgaggcccgtcgaccatcaggatttccgctgctggatcactgctatcgcattcggatgcagtctctacggagccagtcgacagatcgaagaggccgtagagagattcgtcgggctcgattgccgcaacttgagtggtggccgtctggcgagccaccgcgtgtctcacccaccgctgaagcctcgaccgacccgagcgcttgcgctggcgggagaccgggagggtggtcgataggggaatcgaccgatatggggtcgacggttgccgcagcagaacgccgcggacacatgcgcgaaaatgcatcacaccgcggacagggagcgcatcgacgtcgagtggagcctcctggagccaggcggagtcgtcggcgacgaaggtgagagcaccgagacgaatctctcgacccccgaccaaaactccagcagctaccatgatgaaagtactcggaagaatcgcaacttctccacaaaattgctaaaacaccggccccacggtgggcgccaactatcgtggatctaaatctgacagtagagtggggggtaggtatggagaggcaaggtcctagctatggagaggttgtaaacacaagagatgtacgagttcaggcccttctcggaggaagtaaaagccctacgtctcggagcccggaggcggtcgagtggattatgtgtatatggattacagggtgccgaacccctctgcctgtggaggggggtggcttatatagagtgcgctaggaccccagccaacccatgtaatgaagggtttaaggtacattaagtccggggcgttactggtaacgccccacataaagtgtctttactatcataaagcatcttaattacagaccgtctcagtgcagagtgcctcttgaccttctggtggtcgagtgagtcttcgtggtcgagtccttcaagtcagtcgagtgagtccctcgtaggtcgactggaaggtgatctcttctaagggtgtccttgggcagggtacttagatcaggtctgtgaccctaccctaggtacatgactccatcacctggcgtctgggtgtgggaggcagacgccatgaaccttggcgtctgggtgtccatcagacacatcagacagggtgtctggtctcCTGCGCGAGAAAAAtgagccagacgccagggtccctggcatctgggtgTAGGCAGACGCCATGGACCTTGGCGTCTGGCTGTGGACCTGGTGTTTTTGCAGACACTTCTGTCTTTTTGCTTAGCAACTTGTAACACACACTGTTAAATATGAACAAAGCATGCTAGTCTCAACCAAAAATATGAACAAAGCATACTAACTAGTCTCGAATGACGAACATAGTTTGCACATTCTCAAACAGTCTCGAATTACAAGTTCATCACACACGATGTCTCGAAtgacataagtagttcatgacCACACAAGGTCTCGAATAACAAGTTGATACATTAAACAAAGTCTCGACAGTTCATCATCGACGCCGGTGCCTTTCCATTTGTCTACTGAGTAGTACGGGGCCACTttcccttcttgtcacgtgcctcgtcctcctctcgtgcatcgcgagcccttgcaagttttcttgccctctcttcttgacgagcctccttctctttgcgtgCCCTCTCTTCCTCACGCTTCTTGCGCTCATGAGCCTCCTTCTCACGACGCTCCCGCTCCAATCCCCATGCATAGGACTCCTCGAATAGGCGCTGCCTCCGTAACCAATCTCGACGTTGATCCTCTTGGACATCTTTTGGTACCTCGTGATCTATCCAAGTGAAGTACTTACAAAGTGGAGGAGGGGACTACATATAAACCATGTTTTTGTTAGACATATGAGTGACAACTTGTTGATGTTTTTTGTATGTACACCTAACATACCGGTGGTATGTCATATGCGTTAGTTGGCCTTCGACGATCATGTGCATAGTTGGGACAAGCGAAAAACCTTCTACCTTCTGTCCATGACTTGTTGCGGTCAGTGGACACCTTCATCTTGCAAACATCAGCACACCAACATGATGGTGTGTGcacatccttctccttctccttgtccaaACTGGCCTCCATCCACGTCTTCGGCATGTCCTCTTGGTCCGCGCACGCCGGCCTCGtcctggaaccggatgaagccatgcctacaaaaagaACAATTGTTAACACAAGACATAAAGAGAGTAAATGCGTAAATACAGTAAATGAATAAATGCTAGGAATTGTATGAACAAATAATATACCATTATTATTAGATCAACCATCTGGATTAAGCAAATAACCGAAGGCCGATCCATTATCAACCATTCCTctacgaccaccaccacctctagcacttgtgcttcctctccgaccaccaccacctctagcacttgtgcctgctcgaccaccacctctagcatttGTGgtagctcgaccaccacctctaccACTTGTGCTAGCTCGACCACCACCACTAGNNNNNNNNNNNNNNNNNNNNNNNNNNNNNNNNNNNNNNNNNNNNNNNNNNNNNNNNNNNNNNNNNNNNNNNNNNNNNNNNNNNNNNNNNNNNNNNNNNNNNNNNNNNNNNNNNNNNNNNNNNNNNNNNNNNNNNNNNNNNNNNNNNNNNNNNNNNNNNNNNNNNNNNNNNNNNNNNNNNNNNNNNNNNNNNNNNNNNNNNNNNNNNNNNNNNNNNNNNNNNNNNNNNNNNNNNNNNNNNNNNNNNNNNNNNNNNNNNNNNNNNNNNNNNNNNNNNNNNNNNNNNNNNNNNNNNNNNNNNNNNNNNNNNNNNNNNNNNNNNNNNNNNNNNNNNNNNNNNNNNNNNNNNNNNNNagctcgaccaccacctctagcacttgtgctagctcgaccaccaccactagcacttgtgcttgctcgaccaccacctctagcacttgtgctagctcgaccaccacctctagcacttgtactccctctacgaacactagcacctctagcacttgtgctccctctacgaccaccactaccacctctgacacttgtgcttcctcgaccaccaccaccgtcacctcttccacctcgttcaccatcggtgccgcctccacgacttgtttttctttttttggttttcttattcTTGCATGTTCGCTCATTGTGTCCCCCTTCACCGCACACCCCACAGTTGATAGTGTCAGGAGCCTCCATGAAATGACCGCTACCAAATTGTTTCATGCCAGTGTATCCAGCCAGGTCATCCATATCACCCCTGAACCTCTTAGTTCTCCTTCTACCCTTCGTCTCCACCTTCAGAACAGGGCCTGGCCTAATATGAGGGCCATGGTACTCAGGCCACTGTGATTGGTCCAAGAAAGGGCGAAATCTTGGcgcccatgtcaacctagtagcttcCAGATGGAAGTATTGCATCCGCACGGTTTTTCCATCACAAACATGTATGTTTATCGCCTTCACCGCCGTTATCAAATGCGAGCATGGCCAATGATACTTACTAGGCCTCTCGCACTGGCACCACCGAGTCTTCAGTTTTACCTCAAATGCAGCACCACCATATTGTCTACCATCTCGTGTTGTGCCACCTGGCTCATCAATTTGATAGATCATTTCAATTCTATCGAATATGATAACTTGTTGCCGTGAAGACTTGCTTGCTTGTAATtgcaaccattcatcaaccttttccggataatcctttttttcacctatccattttgcagtctcttcagaatgcctctgaaagtactcattaagcttgaagaaggtgtactccactattgcagtcaccggcaatgcacgagcacccttcaacacattgttgaaacattctaccagattgctcgtcatgtcgccatatcgccaaccaccatcgtcatgagccgtgcccacttgtgcttctcgcttaaattcctagttaagaagtcttttcccccttcgttcaccgctgcaaagagtttgttgtaccgagcatcgaaaccttgggtggtgaaggccacacatacatgggtaaggtctttgctgagctccttgctcttacatgcccggtaaaagttggccacgaaatgcctcatgcaccatctgtggtgaagctttggaaatcctggaataacaatgtccattgccttgagtatgccatgatgccggtccgatatgatgcatacctccctagCCCCAATCATGTTATGCCTAACatgacccatgaaccactcccagttgtcttgGTGCTCGGAAGGCACCAAAGCAAATGCACACGGCAACACATTGTCGTTTGATGAGTGTGCCATTGCTACCATTAGTGTGCCCTTGTATctaccggtcaagaacgtgccatctatagacaagaccggACGACAATGCTGAAACGCCTCCACACATTGTCCATAACTCCAGAAGGCACGGTGGAACACTCCCTCATGATCCTCAACCACATGAAACATGCCCGGGTTCCTATGTGCAATGGCGGCCAACAACCTTGGGAGCTGGTTGTATGCTTCTTCGTAACCACCATACAACATCCTAATAGCATTTGCctttgccttccatgccttcccatacttgactTCATAACCAAATTGTTTTTTCACCGTCCGCATGAGAAACCTCACTTTCACAGTGGGATCAAAGCCTATGTCTTTCATCCATTTGTATCCGAGATACTCAGATGTGAGTTGACGGTGTGTCTTTCTAAGTCGTTTAGATGGAGGTTTGCATCTATGAGTGGCAACACAACTTTTCAACACCCATTCTTCGGTTTCTTTAAGCTTTCTTGCACGAACCTTCCATGGGCATCCTTCTTGCTCACACACCACGGTGTAACGCAACTTCATGTCAGAGTGCTCAACATAAAATGGCCTATGGTTTCGAATCGCATAGTCAGCCAACCAAAACTTCAGCATAGGCAAGCTCAGaaacttcactcctttcttcaaataagcattctcatcctcattctccacccttggttctcctggatccgggcatggtgttggctcaatcgccgtcattctcattccaccgtcaacaacaactttatgggcaaggctgagatctttaaacaagtgagttcttttttgtaagcccgtcagctcaaagtggatttggttctcctcctttgtgaatccatcctcgtccaactgttcaactggaccctcgtcatccgagtcatacgcatattgacgcctaaatggcaagtcacgatccatgtccttttgcgctatgtacgcatccaagtcaccaacatcattaccatgaaacccttcctcttgctcttcgtcgtcatcataagcatcttcatcctcttgaattactccgtcactagcaatcacctcaacttcatttgcttggctagttggtggttggctagaagcattgggggcatacaactcaacctcatttgctttAATAGATGGTACATGGGGATGTGGTGGGGGATAAACATTGGGGGCATCAACCACAACCCTATGCTCAACAAGTGGCACCATTGTCCTCTCGCTCATGTCATCCATTGGGGAAGAGACATGCCGGTTCAAATCAAAGGTAAAACGAGGAGATTCAACCTTGGTggcaaacaattcaagtgacttgtcttccgattgggatactttttccttgtatacatcccaatgcaaatccgaggtgataggcatacttttcaagcgagatttggctccaactccaacatcataccttcctattaacttaacatcaacattggtgtccatccacttcaaaacttgtctcacttttgcaacaacatcctcatagctagggcttgtatcaaaaaccaatggttcctcacccgtgtcggcattgttactcaagaatgcctccttgtcaatgtaatgaacattaacaagtctctccatctaaaaataacatgaatgcatttaagacttaaatgagaattggtgtttatccaaatacatcttatTATATCCAAATCATATCAACACTAAATTATTGGTCATGTCCACAAAAGTATCACTAATTAACACACACTAAGCAAAGTTAACCCTAATCACTAACTAACCCTAACCCCCAATCTTTCTACTCAACAAACATATATTCCTACTATACACCATGCATAGCACTATATTATCAAAGTTAACCAAGCCATTCACACTAACATATGGGGGagaaaacatgaactagggttccaccAACATGTATAAAATGCAACCAAAATAACAAGATTTAACAAAAAAATAATTGGATGATTTGGGGGAGATTACCAAGAGCAACAAAGTGATGGAAAGATCCACCTAAGGGATGCATCTTTTGGAGAGGATTTGAGGGGGAGCTTGAGGGGTAGGAGAGAGTATGAGAGCTCCAAGTGTTCTTTAAGCTCGGGTTATGGATTGGGGAAAGTGTGTGGGGTGGGTCCCACACACTCTCCCGTGGGTTATCCActtaccagggccagacgccagggtccctggcgtctggcccctttgccacatCAGCTGGTCAACAtgcaggcgggcagtgcgggccaggggccagacgccaggtatcctggcgtctgcttcgcaacccagacgccagggatgttGGCGTCACCTAAAAAGGTCAGAAACGAATTTTTTTCCAAAGCGAGGTCGAATCGGGATTTTGTTAGCCTTATAGGTCAGAACAGTAATTTTGACCTCGGCTGGTATATGCGTCCACACCATTGTTTTCATAAGAGGATGATCTGCCATCAGAGACCAGAACTGCAGGTGCGTGCCGGTGGTTGGACATCTATAGAGTCGTCCACGACGTCGGCAGGGGACACAAGTTCGAAACGTCGGACCGGTGGTGTCGTGGGAGTTCATGGGCTCTGCACCTACTCGGCAGGCATCAAGGTAGGATTCACGTAAATATTTGGACTTTGCCTAAAAACGTAAATATTTGGACCATATACATACAGGGAGTGCCGGTTATAATATTTTGTGCTGTAGTATTTTTTGGATTTCTCTACAAACGGAACGTCGGGTTTTTAAACATGATGAATCGAACATTTTAGATGTCAAATTATGTTGTCGTGACTCGAGAGGATGGCAATTTCCTGTATCAGGCATGTCAAATCCTTGCCatgtttttcgcaaaaaaaaacttgCCATGTTAAGCTTTTCTGCTACGAATTGTCATGCTCACTAAAAAAAATTACCATCCTCGTGACAACATAATTTGTCATAGAAAAGTGTTAGATTCATCATGTCTAAAAATTTAAATTTTAGCATTTTCGTATTTTTGGGGCTTATTCGGTTTacaattttgtaggattttttccTATGGGATTTTTCCTACGTTGAGCATCGTTTTATAGGAACAGAGGTGCAAGATTCCTAAGGAttatgttcatattttttatatgGTGTTGTCCATCATGTTTGGCGACCTCGCGCCACGAGAGAGCTTGACCTTCGACTCCCTCACCTTTATCACAGATGGGACAGGCTGGTTTGACACCAAACCACCGTTCTTCCCTGGTCGCACCATCTTCTTCGGGTCGCTCAGGTTCGTCATCGACCGCTATGGCGATCTTCGACTCCGTGTTCCACCGGCGTACCTGGCCGTAGGCGTGCTCCCATCGGAGCCAATGTCACCAATACCACCGGCCTCGGGCTTCGGGGACGACGACCTCGCATTGACATACCTCGCGACCGAAGTTCGTATTCTGGCCTTGAGTTTGAAACGTTGCATCGACCTTACAACAAAAAACCAGCCTGCCCTTGCGTCATATCTGATCTTTGCTACCCTCGCCTCACTTCCGAAAACAAAAGACGGTGAGGATACCGCGCTTAGCATCATCTTCATCTAGCAGACGGAGGAATGCGAGGAGACGGGTGCAAGTCTAAAACCGACCCCAACCAGGATGGTGACGAACCCTTACGGGCCATCTCCCCGGAGCAGGTTCTCATGACTGCCCCGGGCGGCTCAACGGGCGGCAGATCTTCAGCATCAACTATGGCTCCAATCGTCACCAACACCAACGGATCCGCGAAATTCGTGTGGTTCCATCGTCCACGACTCCCCAAGCCTCCGAGCCAGTAAGTATCACTCCATCAACACCACGTCTTCCACACCAATTTGGCGGAACCCCATTGGCTTCACCATCCTCAGTACCGGACTCCCGAGGGTTCATGACTCTCGGGGCCGGCACATCGAGCCTCGCCGGAACAACGATGGCACCAGCTATCATCAAAGATCACAAGCAGCAGGACATTGTGGGTGCTCGGCACACCTTTACTGGGAATTAACCCCACCATACGAACCATGGAGGCCATCAGGCAGGCCACCATGGTAGTCCAGTTACAACTCCAGAGAAACTCAACGGAGGTCGCCACACGGTAGGCgcaatcactacaagaaatatgtcaacttatgaccaccactattggtcattgaaaggtcatggtttttcatttgcgacctttttgtgaccaaaaacagaaggtcaaaaactGGCGgttgtaaactgactatagcgaccttctctgtgaaaAGGTCGTGGAAGGCCACGACCAAAACTAAAGGTCATGAATTCTATGACCTTTTATTTTGGTCGAtggttgtctgcccaggccacgtctgaTCCGATGTGGCAATCTGACATggaaaaattgcgaccaattgaaaaggtcgttggtaagattcagcccggtccaattcgacattctacatgggccgagcccaacaattcagcccatttaatatatatttttctcTTTAACTTGAGTTACATACATGGGCTTGACCCAATAATTCGGTCTTTTTTATTTCTAGGTCATGGCCTTTTAACATTGTTTGGGCTGTTATATTTTGGAGCCGGACCCACCAATCAAATGAGTCCCACTTGTCATACTGCCACACATTTGACCCACATGACAGAAATTTCAAAATTGCTCAGATTATTTTCATAAGTTGGTCCCACGAGTCAGGTTTCCATTTCACTAATTTTTTCAAATCACATAATCATTATTTCAAACAGAACATAACAAATGCAGTTCATCAAAGAACACTAAATTAGTCTACTATAATCTGTACATAGTCTATTACAATATGTACAGTCTATTACACATAGACAAAACATACAACTATTTGCTACACGGCCTTGAACTTCGAATATACTTCCTACTTCACTTCCAGACTAGAGCTCCTGTAAatgagagggaacaccattttcgggTATGTTCGTAGAGTCCGAACGAAGGCACCTAACAATAAACCAAAAGAGTTAGAAACAAACTAAAAACAAATATACAAGGCAACTAGGGACTAAATCATGAAGCATATGTACATGTAACAGTAACAACCACAATGAATAGCTAGTTGAGATCAAAACAGACAGAATATAACCACACGTCACCTCTATCTATTTTGTGTGTACAAGTACAGAAAAATCTATACCAATAATTATCTTGGACAAACTAAATTGCCGCTGTTATCCAGATAGATCAATCTGAAGAAACTACTATTCTACTACCACCCATTAACTAATATGACCTAGTAATTCTAGGCAGCGCATGCAATCAAACATCACTAGCTCAGGTAGTACCTGTTGATGTTGCAGAGTGTGGCAGCAAGGTTTAGTTCTCCATCGACGTCACAGCCAATACTGATTGAGCGAGCTGTTATGGACCTGCAAAAACAATTAAAGAGAGCAAATAATAAGGTACCCTCTCCAGTTAATTGCAGCTTTTGAAGGCAACTATAGTTGTTCTGAAAACATGGTTTCTACAACTTTAAGCCATTTAAGTACGAATAATAAGAAACAACATCTCTTGGGAAGAGTGTAGACAACTTTAACAGAACAAATGAGAAATGACTCTTTAACGCAATATCAAAACTACTCAAAGGTGAGAACTAAGAACATGCCATTTATCTTTCAAATGTCAAAGATCATCACTGCAATCATCACATACACAATTAGGTACACAATAATGAGACTGAACGGGTGTTGTTTTTTAGACTGCAcggtcaacaacaacaacaagtgtaCAATATGTTTAGGTACACAAGCATGTGTAGCAAGTATTAAAAGTCTGATCTGTTTGGTGGAAGCCACCATTGATCTTGTTCTCACAGCCATACTTACACGCACACATGCAGTTTTAATTAATTAAATGAGCAGGCAACAAAGGCAATTGGAAATCTAGGGACGGGAGGTAGtgagagcaacacaagatatacacgaAGACAACCACATAATAAGATGGAGGTGTCTCACTTGGTTTCAAAATAAGATGCACACAAAGACAGCCACATAAATATAGCAGTGCATAGTACTGAGGAAAACAGGGACATCTCTTTGCCAACATGTATAGTTCGGAGCAGCAATAGCAAGCAGAGGGAGATGGAGATGCTACGTGTCGTCGTGGGTCGGCGTGGACGTGCTTGAGCTCGGGGCAGGACCTCTTGGTCGCCCTAGGGGCAGAGGAGCAAACCCCTCATGGCCCTCATGCTCGAGAAGAGCACGGCCCAAGAACCCACCTGCATCTCAGGTTGGTTCTCCAAAACACACCTCCTGCAGCAAGATCCATGGGTGGCCTGCAGCATAGCAGAACACGAAGAATAGAGTTACATACACTGTCAGTGTTCATCCATGGCTGCCAGATTGGATCGAATCAAAGAGAGAAGGGGAAGGGAAGGGCTACCTTGAGGATCAAATCGAATCAGCACCGTCGCCTTCATGGTGTTCGGAGACCCATGGCCGgcgtgtagccaccagaaaccctaGGCAGGCCACGCGGTGAGCTGCACGACCTCTCAGTCATTCCCACGGGGAGAAGTCTGCCCGGTGCCACTCTGGTCAGGCTCCATTTCCAGCTGCTGCGATCGATTAAAGTCAGAAAACTCATGACAAACAATTTAGATAGAGACGTGCAGGCTTCAGCAAAGGAATCATAACTTGCACCCTTTTCCAGTAGTGTAAAATTAAGTTGTGCGGTTTGGCAGTTACCTGTGACTGGGAATTCAGAATAACCGATGTGTGGAAACTAAAATAACTACTACTGTAGTAAACAGTGGACTGTCGAGATGAATATTTGTATGGATGAACTCAAGGGTCGCTCAGTTCAGAATTCACATATTTGTATGGATGAACTCATGGGTCGCTCAGTTCAGAATTCACATTGATTTGTATATATCTACTAAAACATACATTAGCTCATATACTCATATATTCATCTCGTGGGCTGCATTGGTGGAACCCTGTAAGCAAGAGCAAAACACAGTAAGACATTTGCAGATgctaatgtaattttctttttcaAATGCTCTGTGCTGGATGTGGAGGAATCGCTGCAGAGTAAAAAGAAAATCTACGATTTACAGAAGTGTAAGATGGAGATATTGGTGATAGCAATTGGACCACATCTACACAAGAAGTTTACATAAGAGGTTCGCAGATTGTAATGTTGAAATTCAAATGCTGAATGTGAAATGGTCATTGCGGAGTAAAAAACTCTACGTTTACAGAAGTGTAAGATGCAGGTATTTTGTGGTAGCAAATGGACCACATCTACTGCAAGAAATACAGTGAAGACAACTGCTGTGATTTATTGCTGTTTGTTTTTGTCTCTCAGGTCTCTTGACCATATTCAGAGCAAGTTTTGTTTTGGTTTTTGCAGCGACATTCTCAGAGCAAAGCTGGTCCACGAGCTGGGAATATCAGTAGGATGCAAGTAAAGTCTTCCAGTATCACGTGAGAGATAGCCAACAATATCTACTCCAGTAGAAACATTCACACCACGGGTATTCAAGATGGTATCAAATTAGTGAGCATCAAAATTATTGTTTCTCACAAACTACTGTCCTATGTTGTAGGGTTCAGACCTGGGCTGGGTTGATTTAATTTTGCAAATAAGTACAAGATATCATCTAGTAGTAATCAACGATCCCGCGTAGCTACCACTACAACACTAGTGTGTCACGGAGAAAGGAACGAAGAGGTGAGCCTCACCTTTCCAGGAGGAGGTGGCTGGGCTCACGGACAACGGCTTGGGTGAGATGAGTTGCTGCTCCTGCTCGGGCTCAGGCCAGCTGCGCTGCCGCCTCGGAGCGGCAACAGACGAGCGGGGGCGAAGCTCGAGGTCGAGGAGCGCGGGTGGCGCGGATCCGGAGCGGCGACAGACGGGAGCGGGGGTGGGTGGCCTGGATCCTCGCGGGCGAGACCCTGATGATGCGGCCGGGCTAG
This window encodes:
- the LOC119296325 gene encoding uncharacterized protein LOC119296325 codes for the protein MPWADGLFLPCPDAMNLLDLAVGREPSHLLAAASSGSGRVSSPAASSGSRPRGSRPPTPAPVCRRSGSAPPALLDLELRPRSSVAAPRRQRSWPEPEQEQQLISPKPLSVSPATSSWKGFHQCSPRDEYMSI